A stretch of DNA from Cyprinus carpio isolate SPL01 chromosome A25, ASM1834038v1, whole genome shotgun sequence:
TCGCAGCGTCAAGAACATGCACTTGAGGAACTTCTACATGATAGTTCCTCCTCTGGTGGGTCTTCAGATCTTGGATGTGGAAATCTCTCGCTAATTCTTGCATAGCGTTCATCTTTCTTCTCGCTCGCAGACGGTAAATTTTGTGGAACATTCCATCAGCTGCAAAGAAAAACTAAACAAGAAGAATAAAGTGGGAGCTGCATTTACAGACGATGGTTTTGCCATGGGTACATGTTTAATACAGTCACAAACATCAATGGtatttcacttttcttttcttttctccatcGATGATACATTCAAGTTGTTTTTCAGGAGTCGCCTACATCCTGAAGCTTCTGGACCAGTATCAGGAGTTTGACTCTCTCCACTGGTTCCAGGCTGTGAGGGAAAAGTACATGAAGGAAATGAACGCGGTGGTGAAGGAGCAGAACGTTCAGTCCACCAGCCAAGACGAGAAGCTCATGCAGACCATGAACCTGACCCAGAAGAGACTGGACATATATCTGCAGGTATGGGCATCTTCATGA
This window harbors:
- the LOC122135688 gene encoding WASH complex subunit 4-like, translated to MTPEYFKMLVGVFAPEFRSVKNMHLRNFYMIVPPLTVNFVEHSISCKEKLNKKNKVGAAFTDDGFAMGVAYILKLLDQYQEFDSLHWFQAVREKYMKEMNAVVKEQNVQSTSQDEKLMQTMNLTQKRLDIYLQEFELLYFSLSSARIFFRADKTAAEETQEKKDRDEVARTDVGSSTIEGSPGETSTK